DNA from Coriobacteriaceae bacterium:
CGTGCTTGCTAAAGAAGTCGAAGCGCGGGGGCAGCGGCTTCACGCGGTGCTCGCCGGGCTTCTCGCCCAGGCTCTCCACAAACTCGTCCGTGGAGGCAAAGATGTTATCCCAGCTAAAGAACGCGACCGGGTCGACGTCAAAGTACTCGCAGATGAGCTCGCAGCCGGCCGGCACAATACCGTGCATGAGCACGGTCGCCACGCGCAGCTCGGTAAAGGCGTCGACCAGGGCCTGCGTCATCGCGGCGTTGGCTGGCTCGCCCTCGAGCTTGTTGGCGGCCTTGGAGGCGTCGCTCCAGCGCTTGTTGGCGGCGCGCAGGTAGTCGTCGCACACAGCGAGTGCGCGGTGCGTCTCGAACTTGTACATGGCCTGCTCAAAGGCGAGGGCAGCCTGCTCGGCGGCCTCGACCACGGCGGCAGAAGCCGCGCCGGCGGGGATACAGCCGTTGCGATAGGGGCTCTCGTCGCCCTCCTTGACGGCGACGCCGTAGAAGCAGCTGCGGGCCAGACGGTTGAACACGCCGGTCAAAAGGGCGCTCTCCTTAAGGGCCGGATCGATGACGCGCTTGTCGTCGCAGGCGCGCACCTCGTTGCCGTCCTTGTCCTTGCCAGTCACACGCGTGTCGTATGCCTTGGGGCTAAAGCTCACTGGCTTCTCGGACAGGCCGAGCGACAGCCAGTGCGCGCGCATCTGCTCGCAGGTGTAGTGGTTGAGCAGGTCGTCTGCCGGCGGGGGAGGCGTCTGCGAGGACGAGCTGGCCTTTTTGCCCATGTAGAGCAGGTGGTAGCAGGCGCTGACGGTGCTCTGCGTGAGGTCCCAGCCCAGGGCCTCCCACATGGCGGTCTGCGCGATGCAGTAGAAGTAGATGTTGTCCTGACCGATAAACTGGTAGATCTGTGCGTCGTCCGAGCACCACCAGTCGCGCCAGTCGAGCGAGCTGTGCTGGTAGGTGGGCGCGGGCACCTGCGTGGAGTCGGCAGCGGGCTCGCCCATGAGGGCGGCGTCCTGGGCGGCGACGCCCTCGGTCACGCCGGCGGCCTTGGCATCGCGCGCGAGCACGGTACGCGTATAGCTGATGGGCGCCCACAGGCTCTCGGGCCAGCACCAGCAGGTGACGTCCGAGACGCCATCGACCTCGGGCACCGGAACGCCCCAGTCGATGTTGCCGGTGATGCGGAAGGGCACGAGTGCCTTGCCGCTGCGGAAGCGCACGCCACCGTTGGCGAGCACCGCGTGGGCGTCGTCGCGCTCCTTCCAGCTGGGGAAGGTGACGGTAAAGCTGCTTTTGTTGCCCTCGGGCTCCAGCACGGTGTGCTCGGGGAGCTGGTCCTCGACGGCATCGAAGGCCTCGCGGAACTTGTTCTGGATGTAGAGCTGAGCCGGCAGCAGCCACTCCTCCATGGTCTTGGAGACTACGGAGCGAACCTGCGGGTTCTGGGCGAGCTTGGCGGTATAGGTCTTCATAAAGTCGAGGTAGGCCGGCAGGTCGAAGTAGAGGTTGTCGACCGGGCGCAGCTCGGGCACCTCGCCGGTGAGCTGGCTTTTGGGCGCGATGAGCTCCTCGGGCTCAAACTGGTGGCCCAGGTCGCACTCGTCGGCATAGGCCTTCTCGGACTTGCAGCCCTGGATGGGGCAGCGGCCGATCACCTGACGGCCGTTGAGGAACGTGCCGGCCTTGGCATCGTAGAACTGCAGCGTGGAGCGCTTGGAGATGGTGCCCCGCTCGTGCAGGCGCTTGATAATCTCGGCGGTCACCTCGTTGTGAATCTGCGCAGCCGGCTCAAGGCCCGAGCCGCCGTAGATGTCGCAGCTGATGTTGTAGTTGTTGAGGGTCGCGGCCTGGCGGGAGTGATTGGACTCGACATACTCGCCGATGGACTTGTCGTAGCCTTCGTTCTCCTTGAGCTTGCGGTAGCTCTCCATGATGGGCGAGCCGTAGCAGTCGGTGCCCGAGGTGAAGATGACGTTCTCGCGGCCCAGGCGGTCGCGCAGGAAGCGGGCGAAGAAGTCGGCCGGGACAAAGACGCCGCCAACGTGGCCAAAGTGAAGGCCCTTGTTGCCATAGGGCTCGCCGGCGGTAACGATGGCGCGGCGAGGCCAGCTGGGACGGTCGTTCATGGAGTATTTGGATGCCATGGGACTCCTTCGCATATGGTGGGAGCGCAGCCGGGCGTGGGGCTCGGCGACGCGGTGGTCAATTCGTGCATATCGTTCGACATTATCGCACATGCGGACGGGTACGTGGCAGGGGCGCTATCCTAAGATGCTATGAATGAGATTTCCAACATACATGCGTTTGAGGACGAGGATTTTCTGCACGCTTGCTTCGTGTGGGGGATGGCCGTGCTTGTGGTGTTTGCCGTGTGCCTGGTGCCGGTGTTTATGCTGCTGGGCGGGCCTGCAGACTTGGATGCGGCTGACGCGGGCGGCTGGATGGCTGTTGTGGGCTGGATAGTCGGCTTGACTGCGGTTTCGGCGGCTTCATTTGCCGTGCACGAGCTGGTGCACGGTGTGTTTTTTAAGCTGCTGGCGCCTGCGGGCGCGAAGGTGACCTTTGGGGCGAATCGCGAGAAGGCGATGATCTATGCCTGCGCCGAAGGCGTTGTGTATTCGCACCGGCGCTACATGGCGGTTTGCCTGGCGCCGACGGTTGTTGTGACGACAACGCTTGCCCTGGGGTTTGCGTTTTCGGGCTATCCGCTGCTGTGCTATCTGGCTGCCGGCTTGCATTTGTCGGGCTGTGTAGGCGACTGGTATTACGTGCGGACCATTTTGCGCGACCGCCGCATTGTCGCCTGCGAGGATACGTCCTTTGGCGTGCGCTTTTTTGGGTGAGGAGATGTCGATGAAGCCGTTGTTGCTGCATGCGTGCTGTGCACCATGCTCGCTTGAGCCGGTTCGCCTGCTGCGCGAGGAGGGGTTTGAGCCCACGATTTGCTGGACCAACCCCAATATTCAACCGCGCGATGAATGGCAGCGCCGCTTGGACGAGCTGCGCCGGTGGTGTGCCGATGGCGACATCGAGCTCATCGAGGCAGGGGAGGACCGTGAGCGCTGGGAGACCGGCGTGGCACCGCTGGGCGCCGATCGGCCTCGTCGCTGTCGCGCGTGCTATGCCCTGCGCTTGGCCGAGGCATGCCGCGTGGCCCAGGAGCGCGGGTTTGAGTTTGTGGGCACGACGCTCGCCGTCTCGCCGTACCAGCTGTTCGATACCTGCAATGACGTGCTTGAGCGCTTGGCGGCGGCACATGGGCTCACCCCGGTGATTCGCGATTTTCGCCCGTATTACCCCGAGGCGACACGCCGTTCGCGCGAGCTTGGCATGTATCGGCAGAACTACTGTGGTTGCCGCTTCTCGGCTGTCGAGGCGGCCATGGACCGCGCCCGCATCCGCGACGAGCGCAAAGCGTCCAAAAAGTAGTT
Protein-coding regions in this window:
- a CDS encoding epoxyqueuosine reductase QueH, with amino-acid sequence MKPLLLHACCAPCSLEPVRLLREEGFEPTICWTNPNIQPRDEWQRRLDELRRWCADGDIELIEAGEDRERWETGVAPLGADRPRRCRACYALRLAEACRVAQERGFEFVGTTLAVSPYQLFDTCNDVLERLAAAHGLTPVIRDFRPYYPEATRRSRELGMYRQNYCGCRFSAVEAAMDRARIRDERKASKK
- a CDS encoding DUF3267 domain-containing protein, whose translation is MNEISNIHAFEDEDFLHACFVWGMAVLVVFAVCLVPVFMLLGGPADLDAADAGGWMAVVGWIVGLTAVSAASFAVHELVHGVFFKLLAPAGAKVTFGANREKAMIYACAEGVVYSHRRYMAVCLAPTVVVTTTLALGFAFSGYPLLCYLAAGLHLSGCVGDWYYVRTILRDRRIVACEDTSFGVRFFG
- a CDS encoding class I tRNA ligase family protein, with translation MASKYSMNDRPSWPRRAIVTAGEPYGNKGLHFGHVGGVFVPADFFARFLRDRLGRENVIFTSGTDCYGSPIMESYRKLKENEGYDKSIGEYVESNHSRQAATLNNYNISCDIYGGSGLEPAAQIHNEVTAEIIKRLHERGTISKRSTLQFYDAKAGTFLNGRQVIGRCPIQGCKSEKAYADECDLGHQFEPEELIAPKSQLTGEVPELRPVDNLYFDLPAYLDFMKTYTAKLAQNPQVRSVVSKTMEEWLLPAQLYIQNKFREAFDAVEDQLPEHTVLEPEGNKSSFTVTFPSWKERDDAHAVLANGGVRFRSGKALVPFRITGNIDWGVPVPEVDGVSDVTCWCWPESLWAPISYTRTVLARDAKAAGVTEGVAAQDAALMGEPAADSTQVPAPTYQHSSLDWRDWWCSDDAQIYQFIGQDNIYFYCIAQTAMWEALGWDLTQSTVSACYHLLYMGKKASSSSQTPPPPADDLLNHYTCEQMRAHWLSLGLSEKPVSFSPKAYDTRVTGKDKDGNEVRACDDKRVIDPALKESALLTGVFNRLARSCFYGVAVKEGDESPYRNGCIPAGAASAAVVEAAEQAALAFEQAMYKFETHRALAVCDDYLRAANKRWSDASKAANKLEGEPANAAMTQALVDAFTELRVATVLMHGIVPAGCELICEYFDVDPVAFFSWDNIFASTDEFVESLGEKPGEHRVKPLPPRFDFFSKHESQY